One part of the Chryseobacterium mulctrae genome encodes these proteins:
- a CDS encoding AIM24 family protein translates to MSKYSIESFVNETKENPLERDYFELEKPALLEINLNNQAVWTKTGSVVGYIGNINFERQGMLSGGLGNLLKKAISGEGSKLMKAEGTGKLYVADDGKKVRILYLNNETVCVNGNDVLAHEQSIKSDITMLKSIAGVMSGGLFQVKLSGTGHIAITTHGEPLTLLVTPDSPVFTDPNATVAWSGNLSPELKTNVSFKSLIGRGSGEEFQMKFSGNGWVLIQPYEEVYRVEK, encoded by the coding sequence ATGAGCAAATATTCTATTGAATCTTTTGTCAATGAAACAAAAGAAAATCCTCTTGAAAGAGATTATTTCGAACTGGAAAAACCAGCGCTTTTAGAAATCAATTTAAATAATCAGGCGGTCTGGACAAAAACAGGAAGCGTGGTTGGTTATATCGGCAATATCAATTTTGAAAGACAGGGAATGCTTTCGGGCGGACTTGGGAATTTATTAAAAAAAGCAATCAGCGGTGAAGGTTCTAAACTGATGAAAGCCGAAGGAACCGGAAAACTGTACGTTGCAGATGATGGAAAAAAAGTAAGGATTTTATATCTAAATAATGAAACAGTTTGTGTGAACGGAAATGATGTTTTGGCACACGAACAAAGTATAAAAAGTGATATCACCATGCTGAAAAGTATTGCTGGAGTAATGTCGGGCGGATTGTTTCAGGTAAAACTTTCAGGAACAGGACATATCGCAATTACCACTCACGGTGAGCCTTTAACTTTATTGGTAACCCCGGATTCACCAGTTTTTACAGACCCGAATGCTACTGTAGCCTGGTCTGGAAATTTAAGCCCTGAACTAAAAACCAATGTTTCTTTTAAAAGTTTAATCGGAAGAGGAAGTGGCGAAGAATTTCAGATGAAGTTTTCCGGAAATGGATGGGTTTTGATACAGCCTTATGAAGAGGTTTATCGAGTTGAAAAATAA
- the queA gene encoding tRNA preQ1(34) S-adenosylmethionine ribosyltransferase-isomerase QueA: MKTSDFNFDLPEELLAEHPSEHRDESRLMVLDRKAQTIEHKLFKDVVDYFDEKDLFIFNNTKVFPARLYGNKEKTGAKIEVFLLRELDKETRVWDVLVDPARKIRIGNKLFFTEDESLVAEVIDNTTSRGRTLRFLFDGSYEEFRSKLKELGETPLPKYIKRDVEPEDAERYQTIYAKVEGAVAAPTAGLHFSKHLMKRLEIKGIDFAEVTLHVGLGTFNPIEVEDLSKHKMESEEIIIDEKNAEIINKAVQENRRVCAVGTTTMRAIETSVSSNRKISAFNGWTNKFIYPPHDFGIANTMITNFHTPKSTLMMMIAAFAGKDFLMHAYEEAVKEKYKFYSYGDAMLII, translated from the coding sequence ATGAAGACATCCGATTTTAATTTTGATCTCCCTGAAGAATTATTAGCTGAGCATCCTTCTGAACATAGAGATGAATCAAGGCTTATGGTTCTTGATAGAAAAGCTCAAACTATAGAACATAAATTATTCAAAGACGTAGTAGATTATTTCGACGAGAAAGATTTGTTCATTTTCAATAATACTAAAGTTTTCCCAGCTCGTCTTTACGGAAATAAAGAAAAAACAGGAGCTAAGATTGAAGTTTTCTTGTTGAGAGAACTAGATAAAGAAACTCGTGTTTGGGATGTTTTGGTAGATCCTGCAAGAAAAATAAGAATTGGTAATAAATTATTCTTTACTGAAGATGAATCTTTGGTTGCTGAGGTGATCGATAACACAACTTCAAGAGGTAGAACTTTAAGATTCTTATTTGATGGTTCTTATGAAGAATTCAGATCAAAATTGAAAGAATTAGGAGAAACTCCGCTTCCTAAATATATCAAAAGAGATGTAGAGCCAGAAGATGCTGAAAGATATCAGACGATTTATGCAAAAGTAGAAGGAGCTGTAGCAGCACCAACTGCAGGTTTGCACTTCTCTAAGCATTTAATGAAAAGATTAGAAATCAAAGGAATTGATTTTGCTGAGGTAACGCTTCACGTTGGATTAGGAACTTTCAACCCAATCGAGGTAGAAGATCTTTCAAAGCATAAAATGGAATCTGAAGAGATTATCATCGATGAAAAAAATGCTGAAATCATCAACAAAGCTGTTCAGGAAAACAGAAGAGTTTGTGCAGTAGGAACTACAACGATGAGAGCAATTGAAACTTCTGTTTCTTCAAACAGAAAAATTTCAGCTTTCAATGGTTGGACTAATAAATTCATTTATCCGCCACACGATTTTGGAATTGCTAATACAATGATTACCAATTTCCATACACCAAAATCTACTTTGATGATGATGATTGCTGCATTTGCAGGAAAAGATTTCCTAATGCATGCCTATGAAGAAGCCGTAAAAGAAAAGTATAAATTCTATTCTTACGGTGACGCAATGCTAATTATTTAA